In a single window of the Arachis hypogaea cultivar Tifrunner chromosome 6, arahy.Tifrunner.gnm2.J5K5, whole genome shotgun sequence genome:
- the LOC112697084 gene encoding receptor-like protein kinase HERK 1 isoform X1, which yields MSSSLAALLGGAAGAVALAGIVIILIWFCIFRKRSVSRTSETGSSDPSQVGRHGTIELSIRDTRRFEMEELSGATKSFSDKNLIGEGKFGEVYKGLLQDGMIVAIKKRRGLASQEFVDEVRYLSSIHHRNLVTLLGYCQENNLQFLIYEYVPNGSVSSHLYGANQQSREKLEFKHRLSIAQGAAKGLAHLHSLSPRLVHKDFKTANVLVDENFIAKVADAGLRNFLGRVEIAGPSSLVAADEIFLAPEVREFRRFSEKSDVYSFGVFLLELLSGKEATESASLDSSYNLVEWVQNNEDHGMMSNIIDQRLGSTFTAEGMEEFIMLMTRCLESSSERRPGMSYVVMELDRILEKEVNLTTIMGEATPTVTLGSQLFRPTTT from the exons ATGTCAAGTTCTCTTGCAGCATTATTAGGAGGAGCTGCAGGAGCCGTGGCATTGGCAGGGATTGTTATAATACTCATATGGTTTTGTATTTTTCGCAAGAGAAGTGTTTCGAGAACTTCAGAGACAGGATCCTCTGATCCTTCCCAAG TAGGACGACATGGCACGATTGAGTTGTCGATACGAGATACTAGGCGTTTTGAGATGGAGGAACTATCTGGGGCTACAAAGAGTTTCAGTGACAAGAATTTGATTGGAGAAGGGAAATTCGGGGAGGTTTATAAGGGTTTGCTTCAAGATGGTATGATTGTAGCAATCAAGAAGAGGCGTGGACTCGCGAGTCAGGAGTTTGTTGATGAG GTACGCTATCTCTCATCGATTCACCATCGGAATCTCGTAACTCTTTTAGGCTACTGCCAGGAAAACAACCTGCAGTTTCTTATATACGAATATGTGCCTAATGGAAGCGTCTCCAGTCACTTGTATG GCGCCAATCAACAATCGCGAGAGAAGCTAGAATTCAAGCATAGACTTTCAATAGCTCAAGGTGCAGCTAAAG GTTTGGCTCATCTTCACTCCTTGAGCCCCCGTTTGGTGCACAAGGATTTCAAAACAGCGAATGTACTTGTCGACGAAAACTTCATTGCTAAGGTTGCCGATGCAGGACTTCGTAATTTTTTGGGGAGAGTTGAGATTGCAGGACCATCCTCTCTAGTAGCCGCAGATGAGATATTTCTTGCACCCGA GGTGAGAGAATTCAGACGATTTTCGGAAAAGAGCGATGTATACAGCTTTGGAGTATTTTTGCTGGAATTGTTGAGTGGGAAGGAAGCAACAGAATCAGCATCTCTGGACTCTAGCTACAATCTAGTTGAATGG GTGCAAAATAATGAAGACCATGGCATGATGTCTAACATAATTGATCAAAGATTGGGAAGCACTTTCACTGCTGAAGGAATGGAAGAATTCATAATGCTGATGACAAGGTGTTTAGAATCTTCAAGTGAGAGAAGACCAGGCATGAGTTATGTGGTGATGGAACTTGATAGAATACTTGAGAAAGAAGTGAACTTGACAACAATCATGGGTGAAGCCACCCCAACAGTTACCCTTGGAAGCCAATTATTCAGACCAAcaacaacataa
- the LOC112697085 gene encoding UPF0496 protein At3g19330 isoform X2, producing the protein MLQWLSSKSLPPHASTSAPTLPLSPASAPPHSQGNSTENSSTASSPGPNIARAYDDAVQANSYNEIRSVIQAPLQDHLHLHQQIHEVELIDEEDKEDSHHRHVLAHALRPDRQSIREALANAESRRGAATLTRLASDYFDHSEKTCGIYLLLHRSVRRARDIYKPLHELIAVLPDDASGSFNRHLCDRAFDLFVQFDSQENPFVFPHNFSDVRDSLSGLKLEIERRRLRCYARIRLLKRFHTSCLACLVVTAVGAVISAVLVTAHAVAGFAAVAACGGSCLPKKKVKKELTRLNQLNAASKGTLVMNDIDTVNSLVDRLQTAVEGDRVLIQFALNRGRERHPIQEVLKQLRKNQQSFEPLLSELEF; encoded by the exons ATGCTTCAATGGCTCTCCTCAAAATCTCTTCCGCCACACGCTTCTACTTCAGCTCCCACTCTCCCTCTGTCTCCTGCATCTGCTCCTCCCCATTCCCAAG GCAACTCCACCGAAAATTCAAGCACTGCTTCCTCGCCAGGCCCTAACATTGCTCGCGCATACGACGACGCCGTTCAGGCCAACTCCTACAACGAGATTCGTTCCGTGATCCAAGCTCCCCTGCAGGACCACCTACACCTGCACCAACAAATCCATGAGGTTGAGCTCATTGACGAAGAGGACAAAGAAGACTCGCATCACCGCCACGTGCTCGCCCACGCGCTCCGTCCCGATCGACAGAGCATCCGGGAGGCTCTCGCTAACGCCGAATCCCGCCGCGGCGCCGCCACACTCACTAGACTCGCCTCCGATTACTTCGACCATAGCGAGAAAACCTGCGGAATCTACCTCCTCCTTCACCGCAGCGTCCGCCGCGCACGCGACATATACAAGCCTCTCCACGAACTCATCGCCGTTCTCCCCGACGACGCTTCCGGTTCCTTCAACCGCCATCTCTGCGACCGCGCTTTCGATCTCTTCGTCCAATTCGACAGCCAGGAAAACCCGTTCGTCTTCCCGCACAACTTCTCCGACGTCCGTGACAGCTTATCCGGCCTCAAGCTCGAGATTGAACGCCGGCGCTTGCGGTGCTATGCGAGGATTCGCCTCCTCAAACGGTTCCACACGAGTTGTCTGGCCTGTTTAGTTGTAACCGCCGTGGGAGCAGTGATCTCGGCCGTGCTGGTCACTGCGCATGCGGTCGCAGGCTTTGCTGCGGTTGCTGCCTGCGGCGGCTCGTGTCTTCCAAAGAAGAAGGTAAAGAAGGAACTTACAAGGTTGAATCAGCTGAATGCTGCATCAAAGGGTACTCTTGTGATGAATGACATTGACACTGTGAATAGCCTTGTTGATCGGTTGCAAACTGCGGTGGAGGGAGACCGGGTGCTGATTCAGTTCGCGCTGAACCGGGGGAGGGAGAGGCATCCCATTCAGGAGGTTCTGAAGCAGCTCCGCAAGAACCAGCAGAGTTTTGAACCGCTGCTTTCCGAACTTGAG
- the LOC112697084 gene encoding receptor-like protein kinase HERK 1 isoform X2, with the protein MSSSLAALLGGAAGAVALAGIVIILIWFCIFRKRSVSRTSETGSSDPSQGRHGTIELSIRDTRRFEMEELSGATKSFSDKNLIGEGKFGEVYKGLLQDGMIVAIKKRRGLASQEFVDEVRYLSSIHHRNLVTLLGYCQENNLQFLIYEYVPNGSVSSHLYGANQQSREKLEFKHRLSIAQGAAKGLAHLHSLSPRLVHKDFKTANVLVDENFIAKVADAGLRNFLGRVEIAGPSSLVAADEIFLAPEVREFRRFSEKSDVYSFGVFLLELLSGKEATESASLDSSYNLVEWVQNNEDHGMMSNIIDQRLGSTFTAEGMEEFIMLMTRCLESSSERRPGMSYVVMELDRILEKEVNLTTIMGEATPTVTLGSQLFRPTTT; encoded by the exons ATGTCAAGTTCTCTTGCAGCATTATTAGGAGGAGCTGCAGGAGCCGTGGCATTGGCAGGGATTGTTATAATACTCATATGGTTTTGTATTTTTCGCAAGAGAAGTGTTTCGAGAACTTCAGAGACAGGATCCTCTGATCCTTCCCAAG GACGACATGGCACGATTGAGTTGTCGATACGAGATACTAGGCGTTTTGAGATGGAGGAACTATCTGGGGCTACAAAGAGTTTCAGTGACAAGAATTTGATTGGAGAAGGGAAATTCGGGGAGGTTTATAAGGGTTTGCTTCAAGATGGTATGATTGTAGCAATCAAGAAGAGGCGTGGACTCGCGAGTCAGGAGTTTGTTGATGAG GTACGCTATCTCTCATCGATTCACCATCGGAATCTCGTAACTCTTTTAGGCTACTGCCAGGAAAACAACCTGCAGTTTCTTATATACGAATATGTGCCTAATGGAAGCGTCTCCAGTCACTTGTATG GCGCCAATCAACAATCGCGAGAGAAGCTAGAATTCAAGCATAGACTTTCAATAGCTCAAGGTGCAGCTAAAG GTTTGGCTCATCTTCACTCCTTGAGCCCCCGTTTGGTGCACAAGGATTTCAAAACAGCGAATGTACTTGTCGACGAAAACTTCATTGCTAAGGTTGCCGATGCAGGACTTCGTAATTTTTTGGGGAGAGTTGAGATTGCAGGACCATCCTCTCTAGTAGCCGCAGATGAGATATTTCTTGCACCCGA GGTGAGAGAATTCAGACGATTTTCGGAAAAGAGCGATGTATACAGCTTTGGAGTATTTTTGCTGGAATTGTTGAGTGGGAAGGAAGCAACAGAATCAGCATCTCTGGACTCTAGCTACAATCTAGTTGAATGG GTGCAAAATAATGAAGACCATGGCATGATGTCTAACATAATTGATCAAAGATTGGGAAGCACTTTCACTGCTGAAGGAATGGAAGAATTCATAATGCTGATGACAAGGTGTTTAGAATCTTCAAGTGAGAGAAGACCAGGCATGAGTTATGTGGTGATGGAACTTGATAGAATACTTGAGAAAGAAGTGAACTTGACAACAATCATGGGTGAAGCCACCCCAACAGTTACCCTTGGAAGCCAATTATTCAGACCAAcaacaacataa